The following coding sequences lie in one Silene latifolia isolate original U9 population chromosome 5, ASM4854445v1, whole genome shotgun sequence genomic window:
- the LOC141655819 gene encoding uncharacterized protein LOC141655819 has product MASFQNRGGWNGEIESMKTDIYIMNIKEPFNRKLFITDAGWPTWGSDNVIFFHRKVGKFWAVFRAQMIGCFTMVRRVTPDGIDAVTPVAINSNTVSVVTIRPKLESSSDETAKEPQYRHIEIFDFSGTRPPIEITRGIRPDADHFNPFVIADMGGETRIGYHRCRSNKLDQSHENNIEKTFSKLQCPKSDIGLFRVSGAFPTFSADGSKLAFVDNEFKKVWVADNTGLNIRFEQQHANSVFSTVWNQNPKKDILYVCVGPSFDTRATVDICAILKVSDGTLLRKELTEKFNNAFPSTNPEGTKLVYRSTRGHGGDKPYKNLYIMEDAEVGEFGDGKITRLTEGNWIDTHCHWSPSGDWIVFSSTRDKPKDAPEKDNDLDPGYYGAFIVKANDKNVWVRVLTSGNDISGHINHPFFSPDGKSIVVVADLAGVSVDPISLPHFLHSVRPYGDIFVIDIDPTDIRKNENIQAFKRMTHSRYENSTGTWTVFSTRDPNAAWNQHIKNANAATSCPYQNQNTNRQVSNYLAVPTRCRS; this is encoded by the exons ATGGCATCATTCCAGAACAGGGGAGGTTGGAATGGAGAGATCGAAAGCATGAAGACCGATATATATATCATGAATATCAAGGAGCCTTTCAATCGGAAATTATTCATCACGGATGCTGGATGGCCAACATGGGGTAGTGACAATGTCATCTTTTTTCATCGGAAAGTTGGCAAATTTTGGGCTGTATTTCGAGCTCAAATGATCGGATGTTTCACAATGGTTCGTAGAGTTACTCCAGATGGTATTGATGCCGTAACTCCAGTAGCTATCAACTCCAACACTGTGTCCGTAGTAACTATCCGTCCAAAATTGGAGTCGTCCTCTGATGAAACTGCAAAAGAGCCTCAatatcgacatattgaaatattcGATTTTTCTGGAACACGGCCGCCCATTGAAATAACCAGAGGTATCAGACCAGATGCCGACCATTTTAACCCGTTTGTTATAGCGGACATGGGTGGAGAAACCCGCATTGGATATCATCGTTGCAGAAGCAACAAACTCGATCAG AGCCATGAGAATAATATTGAGAAAACCTTTAGCAAGCTTCAATGTCCAAAATCAGATATTGGATTATTCCGAGTGTCGGGAGCTTTTCCGACGTTTAGTGCTGATGGCTCCAAGCTTGCCTTTGTAGACAATGAGTTCAAGAAAGTGTGGGTAGCTGATAATACCGGATTGAATATTCGTTTTGAG CAACAACACGCAAATAGTGTTTTCTCAACGGTATGGAATCAGAATCCAAAGAAGGATATACTTTATGTATGCGTGGGACCTTCGTTCGACACCAGGGCGACCGTTGACATATGTGCCATCCTTAAGGTTTCCGATGGCACGCTACTGCGTAAGGAATTAACCGAAAAGTTCAACAATGCATTTCCATCCACAAATCCAGAAG GGACAAAATTAGTATACAGATCAACACGAGGCCACGGTGGAGATAAACCTTACAAGAACCTATACATAATGGAGGACGCGGAAGTAGGTGAGTTTGGAGACGGAAAAATAACAAGGCTAACCGAAGGCAATTGGATCGACACACATTGCCATTGGTCTCCTAGTGGAGACTGGATAGTATTCTCGTCAACTCGAGACAAGCCTAAAGATGCTCCTGAGAAAGACAATGATCTAGACCCGGGTTACTACGGAGCATTTATTGTCAAGGCAAATGATAAAAATGTATGGGTAAGAGTTTTAACTAGTGGAAATGATATTTCGGGTCATATAAACCACCCCTTTTTCAGCCCGGATGGAAAGAGCATTGTCGTCGTTGCAGATCTTGCTGGTGTTTCCGTTGATCCCATTTCTTTGCCGCACTTTTTACATTCAGTGAGACCTTACGGGGACATATTTGTAATCGATATTGATCCAACGGACATTAGAAAGAACGAGAATATTCAAGCGTTCAAGCGGATGACACACAGTAGGTACGAGAACTCGACTGGTACGTGGACCGTGTTCTCAACCCGAGATCCAAATGCTGCGTGGAATCAACATATCAAAAACGCCAATGCCGCTACTTCTTGTCcatatcaaaatcaaaataccAATCGACAAGTTTCAAACTACCTTGCCGTACCAACACGATGTCGTAGTTGA